A single genomic interval of Nostoc commune NIES-4072 harbors:
- the tsaB gene encoding tRNA (adenosine(37)-N6)-threonylcarbamoyltransferase complex dimerization subunit type 1 TsaB has translation MTTELEDLAINKYALALHTTTPELGLAISNFAGENRSQIWNLGRDLSSLVHQYLIEFIKPQTWANFSFIAVAKGPGGFTGTRIGVVTARTLGQQLDIPVFAISTLAAVAWAEAGKSQNSKTIAVEMPAQRGQIFAAIYQFESDISKLKVCLSDRVLTPEAWQETLANWNTSYQLIQAQSGLAATVTSILELANLDWQEGKFPNWSEALPYYGQHPVQDA, from the coding sequence TTGACAACGGAACTAGAAGACCTTGCAATAAATAAATACGCTTTAGCACTACATACCACCACACCAGAATTAGGTTTGGCAATTAGTAACTTTGCTGGTGAAAATCGCTCTCAAATTTGGAATTTAGGGCGTGATTTATCTAGCTTAGTGCATCAATACTTAATTGAATTTATCAAACCACAAACTTGGGCGAATTTTTCCTTTATCGCAGTTGCAAAAGGGCCTGGCGGCTTTACGGGAACTCGAATTGGCGTTGTTACTGCTCGTACTTTAGGGCAACAGTTAGATATTCCTGTATTTGCAATTTCAACTTTGGCTGCCGTAGCTTGGGCAGAAGCTGGCAAAAGTCAAAATTCCAAAACTATTGCTGTGGAAATGCCAGCACAACGAGGTCAAATTTTTGCTGCTATTTATCAGTTTGAGTCAGATATTTCTAAACTAAAAGTGTGTTTGTCAGATAGAGTGTTGACACCAGAAGCATGGCAGGAAACTTTAGCGAATTGGAACACTAGTTATCAGTTGATTCAAGCTCAATCTGGATTAGCAGCGACGGTGACAAGTATTTTGGAATTAGCTAATCTCGATTGGCAAGAGGGCAAATTTCCTAATTGGTCAGAGGCTTTGCCATATTATGGGCAGCATCCAGTACAGGATGCATAG
- a CDS encoding four helix bundle protein — translation MDKEEERRKIITHEDLIIYQKAFQAAITIFEISKRFPEEERYSLTDQIRRSSRSVCANLAEAWRKRRYKASFIAKLNECEAEAAETQVWLKFALRYQYLSIEEEKNLSGAYNQVLSGLVKMINQPEDWLIG, via the coding sequence GTGGACAAGGAGGAAGAACGCAGAAAAATTATAACCCACGAAGATTTAATCATCTACCAAAAAGCATTTCAGGCAGCTATAACTATTTTTGAGATATCAAAACGGTTCCCAGAGGAAGAAAGATACTCTCTTACAGACCAAATTCGTCGTTCATCTCGCTCAGTTTGTGCCAACTTAGCAGAGGCTTGGCGAAAAAGAAGATATAAAGCCTCATTTATCGCTAAATTAAACGAATGTGAAGCAGAAGCAGCAGAAACCCAGGTTTGGCTGAAGTTTGCTCTCAGATATCAGTATTTATCGATAGAAGAGGAAAAAAATTTATCTGGTGCATATAATCAAGTATTAAGCGGATTAGTCAAGATGATTAATCAACCAGAAGATTGGTTAATTGGTTGA
- a CDS encoding DUF4912 domain-containing protein, with protein MAASLLVSEPMLAQSKPEAPSFTLPQAVQNGATVRIDGSSSLGAINQSLKENFEKQFSGAKVEVAANGTDTALKELLDGKIDIAAMGRGLTPAEKAQGLEQLRLRREKIAIVVGADNPFKGNLTSRQFARIFRGQITNWSQLGGPPGKIRLIDHPNTSETRNTFRTYPAFKTAEFATGPNATQLTEDNTAEIIKQLGKDGISYVLANDVSKLKGVRVLRLDKALPDDEKYPFSQPLVYVYKKNPSLSTVDFLGFTLADPGKKAIEQGRTAEAEAIATNVLQPVTASSGVQTTPAATPSPSATTSAFAEQPFVAPATAQPSPIINRETPFWLLLPLFFTPVAGAFLWWVLGKRPLSTEKIDNLPESDPRPPSTEDGEMAVLNASTSSSINGAMLEQQPVPHLQEQESSDRTPFNIYAQTESDLTQNATQGTSNLVREETNGTSNSYEDTTSGVANGSENNNLGAAALTNGAALATGIGAASWPAFNNKETETDAITETDNQGNYTEANNPESDSDEITWDSDEIEWDIEAPAAVVNTSYPHLLNIPESDVELPLSEETAPLPDLPDVPEITSDFAYWDTEINEDHIDEQLQAELNWLESITSTEDTDSVDELPSLDSEESTANLEPSTAQTSSLLDLPELSEEDVFNVIADAAEPTVNLPKEESQAEPIVEESIAETDSAALAGAAVAASIGIAGWTTISGSNPQRETDTTVENVPIAAETTVDLIDAEEESSILLIPHTSTSVHVSWEISELKKAALRQQGGSQLVVQLYDATGIDLSYQSPQFVQQYECDETAHDRFVEIPISDRDYIAEIGYIADGNRWLFIARSAIVRVFSPILPDPVVDHVAISDETDIHLLDAQEEISEEESSIVLTPHTSTLAHVSWEISETKKAALYQQGGSQLVVRLYDATGIDLSYQSPHLVHEYECDETAHDRFVEIPISDRDYIAEIGYVAYGEYWLFIARSAIVRVFSPVATDPIVEDVALANETPIVHRNSTVEDVALASETPVVHTDSSVEDVALTSETPVVHTDSSVEDVALASETPIDLVDVQEESSEEESSILLTPRTPKWAYVSWHISKAQNEALRQQGGSQLVVRLYDVTGIDLSYQSPQLVQQYECEEVARDRFVAIPVSDRDYMVEIGYIASSDAYGGELRWLLIARSPNVRVFSHSHEDFWFVADAELIIHGATQPNTSVNIGGHSIKIKPDGTFHLRLPFSDGLMDYLITVAADGESTKTIHKKFSQETSES; from the coding sequence ATGGCAGCAAGTTTACTGGTGTCAGAACCCATGCTGGCACAATCTAAACCTGAAGCTCCCTCTTTTACACTGCCGCAAGCAGTGCAGAATGGAGCGACAGTGAGGATTGATGGTTCAAGTAGCTTGGGTGCAATTAACCAAAGCCTGAAAGAAAATTTTGAAAAACAGTTTTCTGGCGCCAAGGTTGAAGTTGCTGCTAACGGCACTGATACGGCACTGAAAGAATTGCTAGATGGCAAAATTGACATAGCAGCAATGGGGCGTGGGTTGACGCCAGCAGAAAAAGCCCAGGGACTAGAGCAACTTCGCTTGCGCCGTGAGAAGATTGCGATCGTGGTTGGTGCAGATAATCCTTTCAAAGGAAACTTGACTAGTAGGCAATTCGCCCGGATTTTCCGGGGGCAAATTACAAACTGGTCACAATTAGGAGGCCCTCCAGGGAAGATTCGCTTAATCGATCACCCTAACACAAGTGAAACTCGCAATACTTTTCGGACTTACCCAGCCTTCAAGACTGCTGAATTTGCTACAGGGCCCAATGCTACCCAATTAACTGAGGATAATACCGCAGAAATTATCAAACAACTGGGCAAAGACGGCATCAGCTATGTATTAGCTAATGACGTGTCAAAATTGAAAGGTGTGCGAGTTCTGCGATTAGATAAAGCCTTACCAGATGATGAGAAATATCCCTTTTCGCAACCTTTAGTCTACGTTTACAAAAAAAATCCGAGTTTAAGCACAGTAGATTTTCTCGGCTTTACCCTTGCAGATCCAGGAAAGAAGGCTATAGAACAAGGTAGAACTGCCGAAGCAGAGGCGATCGCAACCAACGTATTACAACCTGTCACGGCTTCCTCTGGTGTCCAGACGACACCTGCTGCTACGCCTTCCCCTAGTGCAACTACTTCTGCATTTGCTGAACAGCCATTTGTGGCTCCTGCTACTGCACAACCCAGTCCAATTATCAATAGAGAAACACCATTTTGGTTGCTCCTACCTTTGTTTTTTACTCCTGTAGCTGGAGCGTTCCTATGGTGGGTTTTGGGAAAACGCCCATTGTCTACTGAAAAAATAGACAACTTACCAGAATCAGATCCTCGTCCACCCAGCACAGAAGATGGAGAAATGGCAGTCCTCAACGCCAGCACATCTTCCTCGATTAACGGAGCAATGCTTGAGCAACAGCCAGTGCCGCACTTGCAAGAGCAAGAAAGCTCCGATCGCACTCCTTTCAACATCTATGCTCAAACAGAATCTGACCTGACCCAGAATGCTACTCAAGGGACATCAAATTTAGTTCGAGAGGAAACTAATGGCACCTCTAACTCCTATGAAGACACAACATCAGGCGTAGCTAATGGCTCAGAAAATAACAACTTAGGAGCAGCAGCTTTAACTAATGGTGCGGCTCTAGCAACTGGTATCGGAGCGGCTAGTTGGCCTGCCTTTAACAACAAAGAAACAGAAACAGATGCAATTACTGAGACAGATAATCAAGGTAATTATACTGAAGCGAACAATCCTGAGTCTGATTCTGATGAAATTACCTGGGATTCTGATGAAATTGAATGGGACATAGAAGCCCCAGCAGCTGTAGTAAATACTTCATATCCTCATCTGCTTAATATTCCAGAATCTGATGTAGAACTGCCTTTATCTGAAGAGACAGCCCCACTCCCAGACTTACCAGATGTGCCAGAAATAACATCAGATTTTGCATACTGGGACACAGAAATTAATGAAGATCACATAGATGAGCAACTTCAGGCAGAATTGAACTGGCTAGAGAGTATTACCTCAACTGAAGATACAGACTCAGTAGATGAATTGCCCTCACTAGACTCTGAAGAATCGACAGCCAATCTAGAACCATCAACGGCACAAACATCCTCACTGCTCGATTTGCCAGAATTATCAGAAGAAGATGTATTCAATGTGATAGCGGACGCTGCTGAACCCACTGTTAATTTGCCAAAGGAGGAATCTCAAGCAGAGCCTATTGTTGAAGAAAGTATTGCTGAAACTGACTCCGCAGCTTTAGCGGGTGCTGCGGTAGCAGCAAGCATAGGAATTGCAGGCTGGACTACCATTTCTGGATCAAATCCTCAAAGAGAAACTGATACTACGGTTGAAAATGTGCCAATCGCGGCCGAAACAACTGTTGATTTGATAGATGCAGAAGAAGAGAGCAGTATTTTGCTCATACCCCATACTTCTACATCGGTTCATGTTTCTTGGGAGATTTCCGAACTCAAGAAAGCAGCGTTGCGCCAACAGGGTGGCTCTCAATTGGTAGTGCAACTGTATGATGCAACTGGGATTGACTTGAGTTATCAAAGTCCTCAGTTTGTCCAGCAGTATGAATGTGACGAGACAGCACACGATCGCTTTGTGGAAATTCCCATTAGCGATCGCGACTACATAGCTGAAATTGGTTATATTGCTGATGGCAATCGCTGGTTGTTCATCGCTCGTTCAGCGATCGTTCGTGTCTTCAGTCCAATCCTTCCAGATCCCGTAGTTGATCATGTAGCGATTAGTGATGAAACAGATATTCACTTGCTAGATGCCCAAGAAGAGATCAGTGAAGAAGAGAGCAGTATTGTCCTCACACCGCATACTTCTACATTGGCTCATGTCTCTTGGGAGATTTCCGAAACCAAGAAGGCAGCGTTGTACCAACAGGGTGGCTCTCAATTGGTAGTGCGGCTCTATGATGCAACTGGGATTGACTTGAGTTATCAAAGTCCCCACCTGGTGCATGAGTATGAATGTGACGAGACAGCACACGATCGCTTTGTGGAAATTCCGATCAGCGATCGCGATTACATAGCTGAAATTGGCTATGTCGCTTATGGCGAGTACTGGTTGTTCATCGCCCGTTCAGCGATCGTTCGTGTCTTCAGTCCAGTGGCTACAGATCCCATAGTTGAAGATGTAGCATTAGCAAACGAAACACCTATTGTTCATAGAAATTCCACCGTTGAAGATGTAGCCTTAGCAAGCGAAACACCTGTTGTTCATACAGATTCCAGCGTTGAAGATGTAGCCTTAACAAGCGAAACACCTGTTGTTCATACAGATTCCAGCGTTGAAGATGTGGCCTTAGCAAGCGAAACGCCTATTGACTTGGTAGATGTCCAAGAAGAGAGTAGTGAAGAGGAAAGCAGTATTTTGCTCACACCCCGCACTCCTAAATGGGCTTATGTCTCTTGGCACATTTCCAAGGCTCAGAACGAAGCACTGCGACAACAGGGCGGCTCCCAATTGGTAGTACGGCTCTATGATGTGACAGGGATTGACTTGAGTTATCAAAGTCCTCAGCTTGTACAGCAGTATGAATGTGAAGAAGTAGCACGCGATCGCTTTGTGGCTATTCCCGTCAGCGATCGTGACTACATGGTTGAAATTGGTTATATCGCTAGTAGCGATGCCTACGGCGGTGAACTACGTTGGTTACTCATAGCCCGTTCACCTAATGTTCGGGTTTTCAGCCATTCCCACGAAGATTTTTGGTTTGTAGCAGATGCTGAGTTGATTATTCACGGAGCAACCCAACCAAATACAAGCGTAAACATTGGTGGCCATTCCATCAAAATCAAACCTGATGGTACTTTCCACCTACGTCTTCCCTTTTCAGATGGTTTAATGGACTATCTCATAACGGTAGCTGCTGATGGGGAATCCACTAAAACTATTCATAAAAAGTTCTCTCAGGAAACTTCCGAAAGCTAG
- the mrdA gene encoding penicillin-binding protein 2, producing MTFLKPSPLGAQKNTRTVGRSFQPIFLIIFTLVMLTGISVRLAYLQIIEGASHRKRAESNRIRMIPKQPERGNIFDRNGKLLASTRYPRSVYLWPMAHTKPAWSVVGARLSQILEIPQEEMEKKLEEAGANSSSLIRIARDLNEAQITALKEYQSELKDVEISTEAVRYYPHGKELAHVLGYTRELTAEQLKEKKQEGYRLGDVIGQMGVEKAYEKSLRGEWGGQQVEVDGAGRPLRVLGVKQAKAGNDLHLTIDLNMQKTAEKALGDRDGAIVALDPKNGAVLAMVSHPTFDPNIFSKQKLSQKDWETVQGADHPLVNRALSAFPPASTFKIVTTTAGLESGKFSPSTVLQTYGSLNFGGTRFGEWNHAGFGPLGFVGALQWSSDTFFYQIGRGVGGPTLIEWTRKYGFGKKTGFEFANEEAKGLVPDEAWKQKAWKIPWTVGDSINMSIGQGALQTTPLQVAIMFAVPANGGYRVQPHLLKDNEEAKSWRESLNMKPTTISILRQGLRKVVAEGTGKALKQPTVPPVAGKSGTAEAWKGRVKQNHAWFGAYAPAEQAEILIVAFAEHSGGGGGSIAAPMILQIMEEYFQRKYPGKYQKPAPDELKQNTQNSENRRRN from the coding sequence ATGACTTTCCTGAAACCATCTCCACTTGGCGCGCAAAAAAATACACGTACAGTCGGACGAAGTTTCCAGCCAATATTTTTAATTATATTTACTCTAGTGATGCTGACGGGAATCAGCGTTCGTTTGGCATACTTGCAAATTATTGAAGGAGCAAGCCACCGAAAACGAGCCGAGTCAAATCGAATTCGGATGATCCCCAAACAACCAGAACGAGGCAATATTTTTGATCGCAATGGCAAACTTTTAGCCAGTACTCGCTATCCCCGCTCTGTATATCTGTGGCCGATGGCACATACCAAGCCAGCATGGTCAGTTGTGGGAGCGCGTCTATCTCAAATTCTCGAAATTCCCCAAGAAGAGATGGAAAAGAAACTAGAAGAGGCAGGTGCTAACTCTTCTTCACTCATACGGATTGCTCGTGACTTGAACGAAGCACAAATCACAGCATTAAAGGAGTATCAAAGCGAACTTAAAGATGTAGAAATTTCTACAGAAGCCGTTCGTTACTACCCCCACGGCAAGGAATTAGCACATGTATTAGGCTATACGCGAGAACTAACCGCCGAGCAGTTAAAAGAAAAGAAACAGGAAGGCTACAGATTGGGTGATGTGATTGGTCAAATGGGAGTTGAAAAAGCTTATGAGAAAAGTCTGCGGGGCGAATGGGGCGGACAGCAAGTAGAAGTGGATGGTGCAGGTCGGCCGCTCCGGGTTTTGGGGGTGAAACAGGCAAAGGCTGGTAACGATTTGCACTTGACTATAGATTTAAATATGCAAAAGACAGCAGAAAAAGCTTTAGGCGATCGCGACGGTGCGATCGTGGCACTTGACCCAAAGAATGGTGCTGTTTTAGCAATGGTATCTCACCCCACCTTTGATCCAAATATTTTCTCGAAACAGAAACTTAGCCAAAAAGATTGGGAAACTGTACAAGGTGCCGATCATCCCTTGGTTAATCGCGCCCTCAGTGCCTTTCCACCCGCTAGCACCTTCAAAATTGTTACCACCACAGCCGGGTTAGAATCAGGTAAATTTTCTCCTAGCACAGTTTTGCAAACCTACGGTTCCTTAAACTTTGGCGGCACGCGATTTGGTGAATGGAACCACGCCGGATTCGGCCCATTGGGTTTTGTCGGTGCATTACAGTGGAGTAGTGATACCTTCTTCTATCAAATTGGTCGCGGAGTCGGCGGCCCAACTTTAATTGAATGGACTCGTAAGTATGGATTTGGTAAAAAAACTGGTTTTGAGTTTGCCAACGAAGAAGCAAAAGGTTTAGTGCCAGATGAAGCATGGAAGCAGAAAGCTTGGAAGATACCTTGGACTGTAGGCGATAGCATTAATATGTCAATTGGTCAAGGTGCTTTACAAACTACACCTTTGCAAGTCGCCATTATGTTTGCCGTGCCTGCTAATGGTGGCTACCGAGTCCAGCCACATTTGCTTAAAGACAATGAAGAGGCAAAAAGCTGGCGAGAATCTTTAAATATGAAGCCGACAACCATAAGTATTCTCCGTCAGGGACTACGGAAAGTAGTAGCTGAAGGTACGGGTAAGGCTTTGAAGCAGCCAACAGTTCCCCCAGTCGCTGGTAAGAGTGGCACTGCTGAAGCGTGGAAGGGGCGTGTTAAGCAAAATCACGCTTGGTTTGGAGCCTATGCACCTGCTGAACAGGCAGAAATTCTGATTGTGGCATTTGCTGAACATTCTGGTGGCGGTGGTGGTAGCATTGCTGCGCCGATGATTTTACAAATTATGGAAGAATATTTTCAGCGCAAATATCCAGGTAAGTATCAGAAACCCGCGCCTGATGAGTTAAAACAAAATACTCAAAATTCAGAAAACAGGCGCAGAAACTAG
- a CDS encoding transposase has product MLKNKYLKEWAKIVSYHFPDLSLPEVAGLATWSFGIVMTGSSSLTRVSEFIGRLNQENTNAVRQRLKEWYQEADAKTGKKRTAIDVTKCFAPLLQWILSMWNSEEKWLPLAVDSTNIGQHFTVLSVHVLYRGCGIPVAWKIVKGTEKGAWKPHWQQLFQSLKDVVPPEMQVVVSADRGLYADWLFDAICALNWHPFLRINYTGTYQIRGETEWQFLDKLVQKTGTSWSGIVTCFKTNPLNCTILARWDEGYKDPWLIVTDLLPQQGDALWYSLRSWIECSYRDIKSDGWQWHKTRLREPNRAERVWLAMAVATLWTITIGTDIEPHYLNNLSKELSPNHLDKKQDIPKKTVCKISCFLQGLIHILADLLNGKAISLTGLFPQPYHSTSAAAANTS; this is encoded by the coding sequence ATGCTAAAGAATAAGTATCTCAAAGAATGGGCGAAAATTGTTAGTTATCATTTCCCTGATCTATCTTTGCCAGAAGTAGCAGGTTTAGCTACTTGGAGCTTTGGGATAGTAATGACAGGCTCAAGTAGTCTAACCAGAGTCTCAGAATTTATCGGCAGGCTTAATCAAGAGAACACTAATGCAGTTCGACAAAGACTAAAAGAATGGTATCAAGAAGCAGATGCCAAAACAGGAAAAAAAAGAACTGCTATAGATGTAACTAAGTGCTTTGCTCCCCTACTCCAATGGATTTTGAGTATGTGGAACAGTGAAGAAAAATGGCTTCCTCTTGCGGTAGATAGCACTAATATTGGACAACACTTCACGGTTCTTTCTGTTCATGTTCTCTATCGGGGTTGCGGCATTCCTGTAGCTTGGAAAATTGTCAAAGGAACAGAAAAAGGAGCTTGGAAACCTCATTGGCAGCAATTATTCCAATCATTGAAAGATGTTGTTCCTCCGGAAATGCAAGTCGTTGTTTCAGCAGATAGAGGACTCTATGCTGACTGGTTGTTTGACGCAATTTGCGCTTTGAATTGGCATCCTTTTTTACGAATTAATTATACTGGAACATATCAAATTAGAGGAGAGACCGAATGGCAGTTTTTAGATAAACTAGTACAAAAAACAGGGACGAGTTGGTCTGGAATAGTCACCTGTTTTAAAACTAATCCACTCAATTGCACAATACTTGCCCGTTGGGATGAAGGTTACAAAGATCCTTGGTTAATTGTCACGGATTTACTACCCCAACAAGGGGATGCTCTCTGGTATTCTTTACGTTCTTGGATTGAGTGTAGTTATCGGGATATCAAAAGTGATGGTTGGCAGTGGCATAAAACTCGTTTACGAGAACCAAATAGAGCCGAAAGGGTATGGTTAGCTATGGCTGTAGCTACCCTTTGGACTATAACAATTGGCACTGATATAGAGCCACATTACCTAAATAATTTATCGAAAGAACTTTCTCCAAATCATCTGGACAAAAAACAAGATATTCCCAAAAAAACTGTTTGTAAGATTTCTTGTTTTCTTCAAGGTTTAATTCATATTCTTGCTGACTTACTTAACGGCAAGGCTATTTCTTTAACTGGTTTGTTTCCACAACCCTACCACAGTACATCTGCTGCTGCTGCCAATACTTCCTAA
- a CDS encoding AEC family transporter — protein sequence MTNLLELYVKLGGLVLVGFILGRKLPVTVPTRLGQFLFWVGVPISIVSFLRQSSLSGQIWIAPAIAYLAILLGAFLAWLGIKGQAYFRNTVPQPPTQASLILAAMLGNTGYLGFPITLAILGKEYFAWALFYDLLGSFPGAYGLGVLIAARFGGGMQNRWQIIKAILINPALWSFGFGLLVREATIPTVIEFCLEKFAWSSVALSLVLIGMRLGLLKSWRSLPQAGISLGIKMLLVPLILGSILPLFGLTGSTAKVIVLQMAMPPAFGTLVIAETFNLDRDLAVTALAAGTILLLLTLPLWLWLF from the coding sequence TTGACAAACCTTTTAGAACTATACGTCAAGCTGGGAGGATTAGTCCTGGTAGGTTTTATTCTGGGACGCAAACTTCCTGTAACAGTTCCTACACGTTTGGGACAGTTTCTTTTTTGGGTGGGAGTACCCATCAGCATAGTATCGTTTTTGCGTCAATCTAGCTTGTCGGGGCAAATTTGGATTGCACCTGCGATCGCTTACCTCGCCATTTTACTGGGAGCATTTTTAGCTTGGTTAGGGATTAAAGGACAAGCCTATTTTAGAAATACTGTCCCCCAACCACCAACTCAGGCTAGCTTGATATTAGCAGCAATGTTGGGTAATACAGGTTATCTTGGTTTTCCCATCACCTTAGCAATACTAGGCAAGGAATACTTTGCTTGGGCGCTATTTTACGATTTGTTAGGTTCATTCCCAGGAGCTTATGGCTTGGGTGTTCTAATAGCAGCCCGTTTTGGTGGCGGTATGCAGAATCGTTGGCAGATTATTAAGGCCATTTTAATTAATCCTGCCCTATGGAGTTTCGGATTTGGCTTGCTGGTTCGAGAAGCGACAATTCCTACAGTAATAGAATTCTGCTTGGAGAAATTTGCTTGGAGTAGTGTAGCTTTATCTCTAGTGTTAATAGGAATGCGGTTAGGGCTGCTCAAATCTTGGCGTAGCCTACCACAAGCAGGGATCAGCTTGGGAATCAAAATGCTGTTAGTTCCTTTGATATTGGGCAGTATCTTACCACTGTTTGGATTAACTGGTTCCACAGCAAAAGTAATTGTCTTACAAATGGCAATGCCTCCAGCTTTTGGCACACTGGTAATTGCTGAGACTTTCAATCTTGATCGCGATCTGGCAGTTACTGCTTTAGCTGCTGGGACTATACTATTGCTGCTTACTCTCCCACTTTGGCTGTGGCTATTTTAG
- a CDS encoding M15 family metallopeptidase has translation MNKAGFSGKPQNSSNDFGDDIPVAVRDTPDATPKFWLQPRIWLIGGVAGFILLPLISGFLYFVTAPKKTADSQPLPATSAPASPAANNSSDTVLGHFPYPEAPESELVTISANRGIRMRKPAAQKFEEMVAAARRSGVILVPISGFRSVKDQKQLFFAVGAQRNQTPAQRAAFSAPPGHSEHHTGYAVDVGDGSVPATNLQTNFDNTKAYQWLQANAPRFGFEMSFPKDNAQGVSYEPWHWRFVGDRDSLEMFYKARNLKPTQVSQ, from the coding sequence TTGAATAAGGCTGGGTTTTCTGGAAAACCGCAAAACTCATCGAATGACTTTGGTGATGATATTCCAGTGGCTGTACGCGATACCCCTGATGCAACACCTAAATTTTGGTTGCAACCCCGAATTTGGCTGATTGGGGGAGTTGCAGGATTTATCCTTCTGCCTTTAATTAGCGGTTTTTTGTATTTCGTCACTGCACCTAAAAAAACCGCCGATTCCCAACCTTTACCAGCTACTTCTGCTCCTGCGAGTCCAGCAGCTAATAATTCCAGCGATACTGTGTTAGGGCATTTTCCATATCCAGAAGCCCCTGAGTCAGAACTAGTAACTATCTCCGCAAACAGGGGCATTAGAATGCGAAAACCTGCTGCCCAAAAGTTTGAGGAGATGGTAGCAGCAGCGCGGCGTTCAGGTGTAATATTAGTGCCAATTTCTGGCTTTCGCTCAGTCAAAGACCAGAAGCAGTTGTTTTTTGCTGTCGGTGCCCAACGAAATCAAACGCCAGCACAACGAGCTGCCTTCAGCGCTCCTCCTGGCCATAGCGAACATCACACAGGTTATGCTGTGGATGTTGGAGACGGATCAGTACCAGCAACTAATCTCCAAACTAACTTTGACAATACCAAGGCTTATCAGTGGCTGCAAGCAAATGCACCGCGTTTTGGCTTTGAAATGTCATTTCCTAAAGATAATGCTCAAGGTGTGAGTTATGAACCGTGGCACTGGCGTTTTGTAGGCGATCGCGATAGTTTGGAAATGTTCTACAAAGCCAGAAATTTGAAACCTACTCAGGTGTCTCAATAA
- a CDS encoding pentapeptide repeat-containing protein, which produces MSNQQPKYNTTEDDLTKDQKFDIEKQNYRLEVIKTWISGLGLLATVFAGIGLYFNYNSEKQKLVSERFSKAVEAMAAENNDRNLVGSVGGIYTLEWIANNSQNDYWTVMEVLTLYVREKAKIPTQNTLNLQKQEKKDQPGVQQNIKADVQAVLTVIKRRNITQEDPKDKSKFIDLSASNLTRAKLQGANLNGAHFTESILTGAFLQNLQAENGKFQLAFLKSANLDGANLKNACLNSAKLMNAQLEGANLEGANLVGSDLKNSRLTNANLKNARLTNADLENANLKGANLDGADLTNVRNPPEEVKLAQKKAEDIYRTNTSCL; this is translated from the coding sequence ATGTCTAATCAGCAGCCTAAATATAATACTACTGAAGATGACTTGACTAAAGATCAGAAGTTTGACATTGAAAAACAAAACTATAGATTGGAGGTTATCAAAACTTGGATATCTGGTTTAGGCTTGTTAGCTACAGTTTTCGCAGGAATTGGACTTTATTTTAACTACAATTCAGAGAAACAAAAACTAGTATCAGAGCGTTTTTCAAAAGCAGTTGAAGCAATGGCAGCAGAGAATAACGACAGGAATTTAGTGGGTTCTGTAGGTGGTATTTATACCCTGGAATGGATCGCTAATAATTCTCAAAATGACTATTGGACAGTCATGGAAGTTCTTACCCTCTATGTCCGAGAAAAAGCAAAAATTCCAACACAAAATACACTAAACCTACAAAAACAAGAAAAAAAAGATCAACCGGGAGTACAGCAAAATATTAAGGCAGATGTTCAAGCTGTCCTTACAGTAATTAAGCGACGAAATATTACACAAGAAGATCCCAAAGATAAAAGTAAGTTTATTGATTTGAGTGCTAGTAATCTTACAAGAGCTAAACTCCAAGGAGCTAACTTAAACGGCGCTCATTTCACGGAAAGTATTCTCACTGGAGCTTTTCTCCAAAATCTCCAAGCAGAAAATGGCAAGTTCCAACTAGCTTTTCTCAAAAGTGCCAACTTAGATGGAGCTAACCTCAAGAATGCTTGTCTCAATAGTGCTAAACTCATGAATGCTCAACTAGAAGGGGCAAATCTCGAAGGAGCGAATCTCGTAGGATCTGACCTCAAGAATTCTAGGCTCACTAATGCTAACCTCAAGAATGCTAGGCTCACTAATGCTGACCTTGAGAATGCTAACCTCAAAGGTGCTAATCTTGATGGCGCTGATCTCACAAATGTTAGAAATCCACCAGAGGAAGTCAAACTTGCCCAAAAAAAGGCGGAAGATATATACAGGACGAACACATCTTGTCTATAA